In Blastocatellia bacterium, the genomic stretch TCGCTGACACTGCGAAGCCAGAAGCGCCACGAGCACCGCTCCGACCACCATGACAACCCGCTGTTTCACGCCCCCAAGTGTAACATCAGCGTCGGAAGAGGTTCAAACCAACGAGCGGATGAGCGACGAGAGCCGGAAGCACAAACAGATTCGAGAGCAGTGACACGAAGACGGTCATCGCGGCCAGCAAGCCTTCGATCCGAATGGGGGGGAATGTCGAGAGCCCGAAGATGACAAACGCGGCGATCAGCGTGAGGTTGGCGACGAGAATAGGCGGACCGGCGTGAAGCAGCGCCCGATGCAGCGCGATGTCCGGTTCGATTCCCCGCCGCCGCTCATCCCGATACCGCCACAGAAGATGAACGGCGTTATCCACAGCCAGCCCGAGGACGACGCTCGCCACCAGGCTCGTGTTGATGTCCAGAGAAATTCCCGTCCATCCGAGAACCCCGAAAAAGAGGAGGATCGAGAGGGCGTTGGGAATGAGCGCCACCATCGCCGCATTCGACGAGCGAAAGAGAGCGACCATCATGAACCAGACGAGCGTCAGCGCCACCGTCAAACTGCGCGATTGCTGACGCGCCACATCATCGGCCGTTCGATTGAGTAGCACAAACAAGCCCGTGGGATGAACGGTCATCTCGGCGAGATTGGCCCGCGCCCATCGCTCAATGCGAGCAAGCACCCGGCTCATTTCTCTCGAACCGAAGAGATGGGACCTCACGAGAATCACGGCCTGCGATCGCTCCCGGTTCATCAGGTGACGCGCCATGTCATCTTGCGAGAGTAGATCGGCGAAGATATTTTGCACGCGCTCGCGATTGTCGGGAATGATCGCTTGCGCGGGATCGCCCGACGCGAGAGCCTGATTGACCTCGATGACCAGATCGGCGATGGAAAACGTCGTGTCAATCCCCGGCTGGGCTTCGATCTGGCGCTGAAGCTCGACGATTCGCGCGAGGATCTCCGGCCGTTCGAGGGCTCCGCGTCTTCCGGCGTCAACCAGAAGATGAAACGAGGCTACGCCAGCCAGCTTCTCGTGAAGGAAGCGAGCGGCCGCGTGCAGCTCCGACCGAGAGGGATGAAAGCGCAGGTAATCGGTATTGATCTCAATACGCGTGAGGCCGATCACGCTCACCAGCGTCACAAGCACGGTGACCCTATAAATGGCCCGCCGTCGGCGCATGACGAAGTGGGCGATCCTCTGCGACAGATGCGCTAGCCTCTCCGCCGTTGAGGTGACCGCCCGCAGGTGAAGGGGCGCAAGCACCAGAACAGCGGGAACGAACGCGAGAGCCAGGAACAGCGCGATTCCCACGCCACAGGCGGCAAACACGCCCAGGTCCCGCGACGTGGGAATCCCTGTGAAAATTAGCGACGTGAATCCCGCCATCGTCGTCGTGGCCGACACAATGACCGGCCACTGAATGAAGGCCAGCGCCTGACGCAAACGGTCGCGCCAGAGCCCGAGCGGTGCCTCCGGCCCGGAGAATGTCAGCGAATCGGTTTCCTCGGACGACGTCGCCTCACTCGGTCTGTTATCCCGAACGAGAGAGCCCTGTCCGATCTCCCGAATGAATGGAGGCTCGCCGGGAAAATCTCCCGTCTGCCAGCAACGATGGAGCACATGAATGACATAGGAACCGGCAATTGCCATCAGGATCACCGGCAACGTCAGGGTGCTGACGGTGATGGGCCGTCGCACAAGACTCATGACGGCCAGCGTCAGGAGGACGGACAGAGCCACCGTCCCCAACGGCAAGAGAACCCCTCTCAACCGGCCAAAGGTGAGGGCGAAAGCGATCACCACCAGACCCAGCGACACCGGCAGCAATCTAAGTAAATCCCGCATCATGCTCCGCGAGCCGCGATACTCCATGATGGGTTCCCCGGCGATGTAGACGTCGTCAGGGCCGGCCACGCTGCGGGCCACGCGATACATTTCT encodes the following:
- a CDS encoding MMPL family transporter, whose translation is MSPLLARTLARPRAVIALVLGLALLSLVQLARQGMQFDSSPDTLIAESHEARRLYAQAQRIFGSDRLLVIGLHTRDVFSPDFLMRLRELTRRLEQFNGVERVISLTNIPTIESVGGALEVKTLLPPNPSPAELRTIRRRALGHRLLRRNLLSDDGRATAITIFLSPTADIAITEEMYRVARSVAGPDDVYIAGEPIMEYRGSRSMMRDLLRLLPVSLGLVVIAFALTFGRLRGVLLPLGTVALSVLLTLAVMSLVRRPITVSTLTLPVILMAIAGSYVIHVLHRCWQTGDFPGEPPFIREIGQGSLVRDNRPSEATSSEETDSLTFSGPEAPLGLWRDRLRQALAFIQWPVIVSATTTMAGFTSLIFTGIPTSRDLGVFAACGVGIALFLALAFVPAVLVLAPLHLRAVTSTAERLAHLSQRIAHFVMRRRRAIYRVTVLVTLVSVIGLTRIEINTDYLRFHPSRSELHAAARFLHEKLAGVASFHLLVDAGRRGALERPEILARIVELQRQIEAQPGIDTTFSIADLVIEVNQALASGDPAQAIIPDNRERVQNIFADLLSQDDMARHLMNRERSQAVILVRSHLFGSREMSRVLARIERWARANLAEMTVHPTGLFVLLNRTADDVARQQSRSLTVALTLVWFMMVALFRSSNAAMVALIPNALSILLFFGVLGWTGISLDINTSLVASVVLGLAVDNAVHLLWRYRDERRRGIEPDIALHRALLHAGPPILVANLTLIAAFVIFGLSTFPPIRIEGLLAAMTVFVSLLSNLFVLPALVAHPLVGLNLFRR